A portion of the Leptospira wolbachii serovar Codice str. CDC genome contains these proteins:
- the infC gene encoding translation initiation factor IF-3: MQKRPNPRGNPNQDKFAHIRINEQITNVASIRLVSDEGSDIVTLEEALKRAKEANLDLVEVSGDQDVHVCKLIDFGKYKFELLKKTKEAKKKQHVVTVKEIKIRPRIDNHDFEIKKRHALEFLQKGDKVKVTLRFRGREMVHSEIGMNIVNRFVEDLKEHASPEKMPVHDGKTIVVVMNPIGEKPKG; the protein is encoded by the coding sequence ATGCAGAAACGGCCCAACCCTAGAGGGAACCCAAACCAAGATAAATTCGCCCACATCAGAATTAACGAACAAATTACCAATGTAGCATCGATCCGACTCGTCTCTGACGAAGGGTCTGACATCGTTACTCTGGAAGAAGCTCTGAAAAGAGCCAAAGAAGCTAACCTTGATTTGGTGGAAGTCTCGGGTGACCAAGATGTTCACGTCTGTAAGTTGATCGATTTTGGAAAATACAAATTCGAACTTCTTAAAAAAACGAAAGAAGCGAAAAAGAAACAACACGTTGTCACGGTGAAAGAAATTAAAATCCGCCCGCGGATTGATAACCATGACTTCGAGATTAAGAAGCGTCATGCTTTAGAATTCTTGCAAAAGGGTGATAAGGTAAAAGTGACTCTTCGATTCCGAGGCAGAGAGATGGTTCACTCTGAAATTGGAATGAATATTGTTAACCGGTTTGTCGAGGACCTAAAAGAGCATGCCTCTCCCGAAAAAATGCCGGTACACGACGGAAAGACGATAGTGGTCGTGATGAACCCAATTGGTGAAAAACCTAAAGGATAA
- the thrS gene encoding threonine--tRNA ligase, with protein MAALTITLPDGSSKELESGKSFSDFIQSQLPFLKEKALAVVLSDGRTVDLSFIPQANTTVKFLTFDDTEGKEVFHHSSAHLLGMAVQRLWSEARLTVGPVIENGPGFFFYDIDFGDTVLTVEDLPKIEAEMAKIVKEDLVVKRWELSKEEAIEKFKQENEPYKVELIQGFDSASVSLYGQGEWYDLCRGPHVARTGQLKAFKLTAISGAYWKGDSKNKQLTRIYGVSFPTKKQLDEYIFLIEEAKKRDHRKLGKELDLFSFQDEAPGFPFWHPKGTVLWNTLASYIREECFRRGYQEIKTPAILNSSLWKKSGHWDNFKENMYFTDIDESEFAVKPMNCPGCCLIYKYHMHSYRELPLRFMELGNVHRHEMSGVLHGLFRVRAFTQDDAHIYAPLEKVESEVEDIIDFTFDVYKKFGFTEFKTFIATRPEKSQGSDEDWNLATQALHDALKKKGIEYGIKEGDGAFYGPKIEFNIKDSLGRLWQCGTVQIDFSMPNRFELDFTASDGKKHAPVMIHRAIYGSLERFIGILIEHFEGKFPLWLNPTQIRVLTVAEIHSDYAKEVYQDLVMQGFRVELDVRNEKIGSKIRDSILKRSSYTLILGDKEKEAGSISFRRMGEEKTETVSRDGFITLLKGDL; from the coding sequence GCCGTTGTTTTGTCCGATGGTCGCACCGTTGACCTTTCTTTTATCCCACAGGCAAACACCACGGTAAAATTTCTCACCTTTGATGACACAGAAGGAAAAGAAGTTTTTCACCATTCTTCTGCCCATTTACTCGGTATGGCCGTGCAACGCCTTTGGTCAGAAGCACGCCTAACAGTTGGCCCTGTCATCGAAAACGGTCCTGGTTTTTTCTTTTATGATATCGACTTTGGGGATACAGTCTTAACAGTAGAAGACCTTCCGAAAATTGAAGCCGAGATGGCAAAGATTGTGAAAGAGGATCTCGTTGTCAAAAGATGGGAACTTTCTAAAGAGGAAGCCATTGAAAAATTTAAACAAGAAAACGAACCTTATAAAGTAGAACTCATCCAAGGATTCGACTCCGCATCCGTTTCGTTATACGGACAGGGGGAATGGTATGACCTTTGTCGTGGACCGCATGTTGCGAGGACTGGCCAACTCAAAGCCTTCAAACTGACTGCCATCTCTGGTGCGTATTGGAAGGGTGATTCTAAAAACAAACAACTCACTCGTATTTATGGTGTGTCCTTTCCCACCAAAAAACAGTTAGATGAATATATCTTCCTCATTGAAGAAGCAAAAAAAAGAGACCATAGAAAACTCGGGAAGGAACTCGATCTTTTTAGTTTCCAAGACGAAGCCCCAGGATTTCCATTTTGGCATCCCAAAGGAACTGTGCTTTGGAACACTCTTGCTTCCTACATCCGAGAGGAATGTTTTCGTCGTGGATACCAAGAAATCAAAACTCCCGCTATTTTAAATTCTAGCCTTTGGAAGAAGTCGGGACACTGGGACAATTTTAAGGAAAACATGTACTTCACTGATATTGATGAAAGTGAATTTGCAGTGAAACCCATGAACTGTCCGGGATGCTGTTTGATTTATAAATACCATATGCACTCTTACAGAGAACTTCCTCTCCGGTTTATGGAACTGGGAAATGTTCACAGGCATGAAATGTCTGGAGTTTTACATGGACTCTTTCGGGTTCGTGCTTTTACTCAAGACGATGCCCATATTTATGCTCCTCTAGAAAAAGTAGAATCCGAAGTAGAAGACATCATCGACTTTACTTTTGATGTGTATAAAAAGTTTGGATTTACTGAATTCAAAACTTTCATTGCGACACGGCCTGAAAAATCGCAAGGGAGTGATGAGGATTGGAACCTCGCTACACAAGCGTTACACGATGCTCTAAAGAAAAAAGGAATCGAATACGGAATCAAAGAAGGGGATGGAGCTTTCTATGGCCCGAAAATTGAATTCAATATTAAGGATTCCCTCGGACGGTTATGGCAATGCGGAACCGTACAAATTGACTTTTCTATGCCGAATCGCTTTGAACTCGACTTCACAGCTTCCGATGGAAAAAAACATGCACCGGTTATGATTCACAGAGCGATCTATGGATCTTTAGAAAGGTTTATTGGAATTCTCATCGAACACTTCGAAGGAAAGTTCCCTCTTTGGTTGAATCCGACACAAATTCGTGTCCTAACTGTGGCAGAAATCCATAGCGATTATGCTAAAGAGGTATATCAGGATTTGGTAATGCAGGGTTTCCGAGTCGAACTCGATGTTCGTAACGAAAAGATCGGTAGTAAAATTAGGGATTCCATCCTAAAACGAAGCAGTTATACTTTGATTTTAGGGGATAAAGAAAAAGAAGCAGGTTCTATTTCCTTCCGCCGTATGGGTGAAGAGAAAACGGAAACTGTTTCGCGTGATGGATTTATCACTCTTCTGAAGGGCGATCTTTAA
- a CDS encoding 5-formyltetrahydrofolate cyclo-ligase, protein MNPISKQDAREILKKNLPNLPEREDHEAAILRRLFPLLQGKTKIITYSPDLIYEVDVLPVIESCPLPRPTGFIEARHSAEWYFPRMEEGKNLRFLRPRSFEKNVQGLFEPIGDEEISVEEAELILVPALGFNEKGYRLGRGGGYYDRILNSESLQKKTVGLSFSKLFPVPFLAESHDLKIGKMITEIQIHSFLD, encoded by the coding sequence TTGAATCCAATTTCAAAACAAGACGCTAGAGAAATTCTAAAAAAAAACCTTCCGAACTTACCTGAAAGGGAAGATCATGAAGCTGCGATTCTACGAAGGTTGTTCCCACTTTTACAGGGAAAAACTAAAATCATTACCTATTCTCCTGATCTAATTTATGAAGTGGATGTACTTCCCGTCATCGAATCCTGTCCTCTCCCAAGGCCAACGGGTTTTATCGAAGCAAGGCATTCGGCAGAATGGTACTTCCCTAGAATGGAAGAGGGAAAGAATTTACGATTCCTTCGTCCACGTTCCTTTGAGAAGAATGTACAGGGACTCTTTGAGCCTATAGGAGATGAGGAGATCTCCGTAGAGGAAGCGGAATTGATTCTCGTTCCCGCTTTGGGTTTTAATGAAAAAGGATACAGATTGGGCCGCGGTGGCGGTTATTATGATCGCATTTTAAATTCAGAATCACTCCAAAAGAAAACAGTCGGACTTAGTTTTTCTAAACTTTTCCCCGTCCCATTCCTTGCAGAAAGTCACGATTTAAAAATAGGAAAAATGATTACGGAAATCCAGATTCATTCGTTTTTAGATTGA
- a CDS encoding cell division protein ZapA, whose product MAESAPQPQKITKQIFGETYTIVGEASSGYISEVADYVELRLLDLAKALPTASKTKLAVLCALNLADELFQMKEVSAKANEIPELEERTKKIISLLEEGIIGDNF is encoded by the coding sequence ATGGCAGAATCTGCCCCGCAACCACAGAAAATAACCAAACAAATCTTTGGTGAGACCTATACCATTGTTGGTGAAGCATCCTCTGGGTACATCTCCGAGGTGGCAGACTACGTGGAGTTGCGTCTTCTGGATTTGGCAAAGGCACTCCCCACAGCATCCAAAACTAAATTGGCAGTTCTATGTGCTTTGAACTTGGCGGACGAACTGTTCCAGATGAAGGAAGTTTCTGCCAAAGCTAATGAAATTCCGGAACTAGAAGAACGAACAAAGAAGATCATTTCTCTATTAGAAGAGGGGATCATTGGGGACAATTTTTGA
- a CDS encoding BTB/POZ domain-containing protein, producing the protein MSQNLVLTKQIDPVAYYLDLPIHPPYDARDAFDAIPMQLLPFAEGLTVGWKVSPMQFVDGLGRDLKLDCPNIVITGGQNQGDSPVALYVVAAFYDARGRLLSCQSSEHIIQPWESYDVPGLWSRFPFPITEIARASVSITSYGWEDPRPKEAVILSKQKPKTETRYEWIREGGVVGSYSFQKWNPGQGDLLFASETLTKENRLRIRFERRESEGLTYLALIQSQSPKQPIKTFDNLIQYAFYNEAGQLCHGGSCMGMGNHGDLVSLVPILPEILESPSLYLELAVWEGPPGSL; encoded by the coding sequence GTGTCCCAAAACCTGGTCTTAACCAAACAGATTGATCCGGTCGCATACTACCTGGATCTTCCTATCCACCCACCGTATGACGCGCGTGATGCGTTCGATGCCATTCCCATGCAACTTCTTCCCTTTGCGGAAGGTTTGACTGTGGGTTGGAAGGTAAGCCCTATGCAATTTGTGGATGGGCTTGGTCGGGACCTTAAGTTAGATTGTCCCAATATAGTCATCACTGGGGGACAAAACCAGGGTGATTCTCCTGTGGCTTTGTATGTAGTTGCTGCCTTTTATGATGCCAGGGGCCGTCTTCTTTCTTGTCAATCAAGCGAACACATCATCCAACCTTGGGAGAGTTATGACGTTCCTGGACTTTGGAGTCGTTTTCCTTTTCCCATTACAGAAATTGCCCGGGCTTCCGTCAGTATCACATCCTACGGTTGGGAAGATCCGAGACCCAAAGAGGCCGTGATCCTTTCCAAACAAAAACCAAAAACAGAAACAAGGTATGAATGGATCCGGGAGGGGGGAGTCGTTGGATCCTATAGTTTCCAAAAATGGAACCCTGGCCAGGGGGATCTTCTCTTTGCGAGTGAAACCCTCACAAAAGAAAACCGCCTTAGGATTCGTTTTGAACGAAGGGAAAGTGAAGGATTGACCTACCTTGCCCTGATTCAATCCCAATCCCCCAAACAACCTATCAAAACATTCGATAATTTGATTCAATATGCATTCTACAATGAAGCGGGCCAACTTTGCCACGGTGGCTCTTGTATGGGAATGGGAAATCATGGAGACTTAGTCTCTCTAGTCCCCATTTTACCCGAGATCTTAGAGTCTCCCTCCTTGTATTTGGAACTTGCTGTCTGGGAAGGCCCCCCAGGATCGCTTTAA
- the rplT gene encoding 50S ribosomal protein L20 produces the protein MPRAVNGTIHKNRRKKVLAKAKGFRGGRSKLFRTAKSAVMKAGQWAYRDRRKKKSEFRKLWITRINAAVRENGMSYSKFIHALKTHGINLDRKTLADLAYNHKEVFNAIVEKTKVAK, from the coding sequence ATGCCACGTGCAGTCAACGGAACCATTCATAAAAATCGTAGAAAGAAAGTACTAGCTAAAGCTAAAGGTTTTAGAGGCGGACGTTCTAAACTTTTCAGAACAGCAAAATCTGCTGTAATGAAAGCTGGTCAATGGGCATACCGTGACCGTAGAAAGAAAAAGTCCGAATTCCGTAAACTTTGGATTACGAGAATTAATGCCGCAGTGAGAGAAAATGGAATGTCTTATTCAAAATTCATTCATGCACTCAAAACACACGGAATCAATTTAGATCGTAAAACTTTGGCTGACCTTGCATACAACCACAAAGAAGTATTCAACGCCATCGTAGAAAAAACCAAAGTCGCTAAGTAA
- the rpmI gene encoding 50S ribosomal protein L35 has translation MYKLKTNRAAAKRFKFTKSGKIKRGCAYRRHILEKKSPKMKHQSRGMHLIHETDYNRVEKLLPYGG, from the coding sequence ATGTATAAGCTGAAGACAAATAGGGCAGCAGCCAAACGTTTTAAGTTTACCAAATCTGGTAAAATTAAACGCGGTTGTGCGTACCGAAGACATATCTTAGAGAAAAAATCTCCTAAGATGAAACACCAAAGCCGTGGAATGCACCTCATCCATGAAACCGATTATAACCGTGTAGAAAAACTTCTACCTTACGGGGGTTAA